One Actinoplanes missouriensis 431 DNA segment encodes these proteins:
- the rfbB gene encoding dTDP-glucose 4,6-dehydratase, with translation MLVTGGAGFIGANFTHYTVRHHPRWRVVVLDALTYAGDRASLGPVAGDITFVRGDICDADLVDRLTAEADVVVHFAAESHVDNSLHDPEPFLRTNVVGTFRLLEAVRRHGTRLHHVSTDEVFGDLPLDSAQRFTEATAYDPSSPYSATKAASDMLVRAWARSYGIRATLSNCANNYGPYQHVEKFIPRQITNVLRGERPRLYGAGVNVREWTHVDDHNAAVHLILEAGRIGETYLIGSGDERSNREIVELILDTMGRPVDAYDHVPDRPGHDLRYANDTSKIRTELGWRPVYDDIAAGLSATAGWYRANEWWWTAHKERAERRYQELGR, from the coding sequence ATGCTCGTGACCGGGGGCGCCGGCTTCATCGGCGCCAACTTCACCCACTACACCGTCCGCCACCATCCCCGCTGGCGCGTCGTCGTGCTCGACGCGCTGACGTACGCCGGTGACCGCGCCAGCCTCGGCCCGGTGGCCGGCGACATCACGTTCGTACGCGGTGACATCTGCGACGCGGATCTGGTCGACCGGCTGACCGCCGAGGCCGATGTGGTGGTCCACTTCGCCGCCGAGTCGCACGTCGACAACTCGCTGCACGATCCGGAGCCGTTCCTGCGGACCAACGTCGTGGGCACGTTCCGCCTGCTCGAAGCGGTCCGCCGGCACGGCACGCGGCTTCACCACGTCTCGACCGACGAGGTCTTCGGCGACCTGCCGCTGGACTCCGCGCAGCGGTTCACCGAGGCCACCGCGTACGACCCGTCCAGCCCGTACTCGGCGACCAAGGCGGCCTCGGACATGCTGGTGCGGGCCTGGGCGCGGTCGTACGGGATCAGGGCCACGCTGTCGAACTGCGCGAACAACTACGGGCCCTATCAACACGTGGAGAAGTTCATCCCGCGCCAGATCACCAACGTGCTGCGCGGCGAGCGCCCGCGGCTCTACGGCGCCGGCGTCAACGTCCGGGAGTGGACCCACGTGGACGACCACAACGCCGCGGTGCACCTGATCCTCGAGGCGGGGCGGATCGGCGAGACCTACCTCATCGGCTCCGGCGACGAGCGCAGCAACCGGGAGATCGTCGAGCTGATCCTGGACACGATGGGCCGGCCGGTGGACGCCTACGACCACGTCCCCGACCGGCCCGGACATGACCTGCGGTACGCCAACGACACCTCGAAGATCCGTACCGAGCTGGGCTGGCGGCCGGTCTACGACGACATCGCCGCCGGGCTGTCCGCGACGGCCGGCTGGTACCGCGCCAACGAATGGTGGTGGACAGCGCACAAGGAACGCGCCGAACGGCGTTATCAGGAGCTCGGCCGGTGA
- the rfbA gene encoding glucose-1-phosphate thymidylyltransferase RfbA, producing the protein MKGIVLAGGTGSRLHPVTIGICKQLAPVYNKPMIYYPLSTLMLAGITDILIICTPADRPAFTRLLGDGSRLGLTLTYAEQPQPNGLAEAFLIGASHIGDDTVALVLGDNIFHGHGFSGLLQSLAADVKGAVLFGYEVADPHRHGIGETDAGGRLVSIEEKPEHPRSNRAITGLYFYDNDVVEIAGRVTPSARGELEITDVSRAYMERGQARVVDLGRGFAWLDTGTHASLLDAGQYVRTLEERQGIQIACLEEIAMRMGLITPEQCYRLGAGAGHSTYSQYVMDTARAAMAGHRPE; encoded by the coding sequence ATGAAGGGAATCGTCCTGGCCGGTGGCACCGGCAGCCGTCTGCATCCGGTCACCATCGGCATCTGCAAACAATTGGCGCCGGTCTACAACAAACCGATGATCTACTACCCGCTGTCGACGCTGATGCTGGCCGGGATCACCGACATCCTGATCATCTGCACGCCCGCCGACCGGCCCGCCTTCACCCGGCTGCTCGGCGACGGCAGCCGGCTGGGCCTGACGCTGACCTACGCCGAGCAGCCGCAGCCCAACGGGCTCGCCGAGGCGTTCCTGATCGGCGCGAGCCACATCGGCGACGACACGGTCGCGCTGGTCCTCGGCGACAACATCTTCCACGGGCACGGCTTCTCCGGGCTGCTGCAGAGCCTCGCCGCCGATGTGAAGGGCGCCGTGCTGTTCGGCTACGAGGTCGCCGACCCGCACCGGCACGGCATCGGCGAGACGGATGCCGGTGGCCGCCTGGTCTCCATCGAGGAGAAGCCGGAACATCCCCGCAGCAACCGGGCCATCACCGGGCTGTACTTCTACGACAACGACGTCGTGGAGATCGCCGGGCGAGTCACCCCGTCGGCGCGCGGCGAGCTGGAGATCACCGACGTGAGCCGGGCGTACATGGAACGCGGCCAGGCGCGGGTGGTCGATCTGGGCCGGGGCTTCGCCTGGCTGGACACCGGCACCCACGCGTCGCTGCTGGACGCCGGCCAGTACGTGCGGACCCTGGAGGAGCGGCAGGGCATCCAGATCGCCTGTCTCGAGGAGATCGCGATGCGGATGGGCCTGATCACCCCGGAGCAGTGCTACAGGCTCGGTGCGGGGGCCGGGCATTCGACGTACTCGCAGTACGTGATGGACACCGCCCGCGCCGCCATGGCCGGCCATCGGCCGGAGTGA
- a CDS encoding NADPH-dependent FMN reductase: MTTPLVVMVSGSLRPGSTSDRVAEWCARQCAEEGVRPVVLPGAALEFPFYRPGLSAGHDGVRGFLATMAAADGLVLISPAYHGTVTGLLKNALDYLNDLDGPLPFLDGRPVGCVAVGAGVQGAVSTLATLRTVSHALRAWPTPLGVTVTESGAFGVTATSAAERQCRTRMAALVGQVASMSRHLAARRAPLAAGR, translated from the coding sequence ATGACCACCCCCCTCGTCGTCATGGTCAGCGGCTCCCTGCGGCCAGGCTCCACCTCCGACCGGGTGGCGGAGTGGTGCGCGCGGCAGTGTGCCGAGGAGGGCGTCCGGCCGGTGGTCCTGCCCGGGGCCGCGCTGGAGTTCCCCTTCTACCGTCCCGGCCTGTCCGCGGGGCACGACGGCGTCCGCGGCTTCCTCGCCACCATGGCGGCCGCCGACGGCCTGGTGCTGATCTCACCGGCGTACCACGGCACGGTGACCGGCCTGCTGAAGAACGCGCTCGACTATCTCAACGACCTCGACGGCCCGCTGCCGTTCCTGGACGGCCGCCCGGTCGGCTGCGTGGCGGTCGGCGCCGGCGTCCAGGGCGCGGTGTCCACCCTGGCCACGCTGCGCACGGTGAGCCACGCGCTGCGCGCCTGGCCGACACCCCTGGGCGTGACCGTCACCGAGTCCGGCGCGTTCGGTGTCACGGCGACGTCGGCCGCGGAACGCCAGTGCCGTACCCGGATGGCCGCGCTTGTCGGCCAGGTCGCGTCGATGAGCCGGCACCTGGCTGCGCGCCGCGCCCCGCTGGCCGCCGGCCGGTGA
- a CDS encoding alpha/beta hydrolase — protein MTIHPAADGGSGPRPAVLVLPGGAFRFHAAHEGDGYARWLSGLGLHAFVFRYPLLPGHPLPEPLLACREALDWIRSGPHGLDVDTTRLGVIGSSAGGLLAGLLSAGAVLSTDEPGAVRRRPDFTILAYAPADLRLLPDEAVSGLLDGRMDRRDEFSPVRHIDGDVGPTFLWATAEDPPGFPNALAYAAALQQAGVPVELHIYPHGGHGLGLADGVVYDGQGETRVPHTAEWADACAKWLRSEGLLPEPAAPRGEPGSTGGPPRGSSVISERPPGRAPAR, from the coding sequence ATGACCATTCATCCGGCCGCGGACGGCGGCAGCGGACCGCGCCCGGCCGTGCTGGTGCTGCCCGGCGGAGCGTTCCGGTTCCACGCCGCTCACGAGGGCGACGGGTACGCGCGCTGGCTCAGCGGGCTCGGGCTCCACGCCTTCGTCTTCCGGTACCCGCTGCTGCCCGGCCATCCGCTGCCGGAGCCGCTGCTGGCCTGCCGGGAGGCCCTCGACTGGATCCGATCCGGCCCGCACGGGCTGGATGTGGACACCACCCGGCTCGGGGTGATCGGATCCAGCGCCGGCGGCCTGCTGGCGGGTCTGCTGTCGGCCGGCGCGGTGCTCTCCACCGACGAGCCCGGCGCGGTCCGGCGCCGGCCGGACTTCACCATCCTCGCCTACGCACCGGCCGATCTGCGGCTGCTTCCCGACGAAGCGGTGTCCGGCCTGCTGGACGGGCGGATGGACCGGCGCGACGAGTTCTCGCCCGTCCGGCACATCGACGGCGACGTCGGTCCCACCTTCCTGTGGGCGACCGCCGAGGATCCGCCCGGTTTTCCCAACGCGCTGGCGTACGCCGCCGCGCTGCAGCAAGCGGGTGTCCCCGTCGAGCTGCACATCTATCCGCACGGCGGGCACGGCCTGGGCCTCGCCGACGGGGTCGTGTACGACGGGCAGGGGGAGACCCGGGTGCCGCACACCGCGGAGTGGGCGGACGCCTGCGCGAAGTGGCTGCGTTCCGAGGGTCTGCTGCCGGAGCCGGCCGCGCCGCGGGGCGAGCCGGGTTCGACCGGCGGTCCACCGCGCGGCTCTAGCGTCATCTCGGAACGCCCGCCGGGACGGGCGCCGGCGCGCTGA